In Zingiber officinale cultivar Zhangliang chromosome 1A, Zo_v1.1, whole genome shotgun sequence, the DNA window TACATGTTAGCCAAAGTGATTGATATAAAAAATTCACaattttcatttaaaaaattcataatccataatctaatttaaaaaaatcttttcaactcGTGAGCTAACTCGAGCCCGCCACGGATTGACCTTCTTAGACACGCAACCCGTGCGAGCTAATCTGTTTAAGTCCGCTTTTAAATGAGTTGAAAAAATTTTAATCCAATCCAATTAAATTATTTGATGTGATAGGTTAATACGAAGAATTCAACTCATATTAATGGCTCTAGTTGGCAGGCAAGGGGCTAGTTTAGTAGTTTGTATAGTTTCCAGCATTACTTTACTAATTGCTCAATAATTAAACACCTAAATCATTGTTGGGAAGGCGCCATTTAGTTCCATGCCGTTGCATTTCAAATTTCAAACGACGCATCCATAACGTTGATCTATCTCGTTCGTGATCAAATCGTAACCGTCCAATGTATTCATATACATGCCGTTCTTTAGCCCTAGTTCTCAATTTCCGGTATCTCTGCCCTCGAGCGCTTTCTCCGGGCTGGGGCGCATTCTTTCCCTTTCGCTTCCAAATTAGGGTTTGCCTCTCCCCCTATCTGTTTCCTCTAATCTAATTATTGGTTTTCATCGGAGTTTTTTTTGTATGAGATTCTattcttttctttaaaaaaaatctcgtGCGTTGTTCTCATCCTCTGGAATCGCGCAGTCACATCTCGATTGAAGTAGAACCGAGAGGTAGGTTGAAATGGGACAGATCCAGTATTCCGAGAAGTACTTCGACGATATCTACGAGTACAGGTAGCCATCGATCTCAATAGAGTCCTGATTTGTAACAACTTCCATTTTTTTTCTGTGGTAGATACAGTAGTTAGATCCGTCGCTCACCAATCGCTCCTTGTTGTGTGCAGGCATGTCGTCCTCCCATCGGAGGTGTCTAAAGCGATGCCGAAGAACCGCCTCCTCTCCGAGGTAAGTCAATCAATGTTCCAAACCCTAGTTTTTTCTCACAAAATcgtctctttttttttaatgatgaTTGAATGGTTATGATCGGTACATTATTAGAACGAGTGGCGGGCGATTGGGGTGCAGCAGAGCAGGGGATGGGTGCACTATGCGATCCATCGCCCGGAGCCGCATATCATGCTCTTCCGGCGACCGCTCAACTATCAACAGCAGCAGGAGAACCAGGCCGCGGCCAACGCTCACGCCGCACAAGTCCTCCCCAAGTGACGAGTGATGACGCCTACTCAGTAAAAATATAAGTAGATTAAGCTCCCCCTTTGCTTGGAATGGACAAACTATGAAGAAATGATGACCGTGTGTGATTGCAAATCCCTGCAATCTTGCTTTCTAATTGCTTGGAATGTTTTGTTCAATTCTAGATTTATAATCGTTTAGCACTTCTTTGCATTGTGATTAGTTTGTTAAGTAATACTATGCTTGTAACTTCTATTTTAGCAGCACTCTTGTTTCGTCTTTCATCTGAACAATTGATATCATATTCCCCTCCATGGATGAGTTCATATGTAGATCTAGACTCCAACCTCTTTGATTCATGGAAATCTTCACTTGCATAacaaatatcctgagctaattgTTTCGATAATAAACCAGCAAGTAATTGAATTAAAGGAACTGATTTTCCTTTCTGATTGGATATCTTTGATGTGTGCACACAGTGGTCGATTAAGTTTCTACCTTTTTTTCCAAAATGCTCtcgaaaattccaaaaaaaaatatatatttttgactATTTTATCctttaaaattgaacctaaaattaCGCAGTCGGTAGTTCAAATCATGGTGGGGGGTTCAGGTAACCAAGCTAGACCAAAAATAAGCCGACTAGAGTTCACATCAAGTACGACTAGATCATGAATGGCCTTCATAACCATCGTAACTTGATTTTGACAAATAACATCGTCAAGTTCATATTAATTTTTTAGCCAAGTTCATACTAGCaactcttctttcttcctcttttccagcCAACACTAGAAACCCTACTTACGGCCTCCGCGCCCCCCTCTCCTCCGCGCGCCGCCGCCGTTGAGGCTAGGGAGAGGACCACCGGCCGTCAATCACCGTCGACACCGCTATCCCTCTTCTTACTTCCTCTTCCAATTCCAGCGTCTCTCTCTCTCCGTGCACAGCAGCAAGCATCGCCGCTGGTTGTTGCCGGAGTTAAGGGAGCCCGCTGACGGCGACTAGCCAAGAGAACTCTCCTCCCTCCCTCTTTTTTACTTTCCCCTGTGTCCATAGCCATCAGTAGGCTCTCCTTCCCTTTTCCAGCCGCCGTCCACAACTCTTATCCTTCTTCTCTGGCGTCTTTTGCCCGAACCAAGGAGGATCGTTGGTCCTCCTCATTTTTTTTAGCCTTTTGGTATCCTTGTTGAACGAGGTTTTTATCGTACGCTGTCCAATTAAAGGTGAAGATAGTAAATAGTTGTATGTTGATATTGAAGAATAATTATTATTTCGGACTAATCACGATGTGCTATTTAGGCTCATTCACCTATTGTGTTCCATCCGGGAAAAATTGTAAaggtaaatattttattttattataatttcatTTTTGGTTGACATATCTAGTTtagaatagaaaataaataaatttgttattTGATGGTAGTTGAGGGGAATTGAGATTATACTTAGGTAGCAGGATCAAAATTTGATCAATCGAGattgaatttctattaatttATAGATTTTTGTGTTATTATAATTATTGAATATTATTTTGAGTTTTCAgagttatttcatttttttttgtagatACAAAGTTTTTTACTTCCATGTAAACATTGTTGAATttcccaattaccttgagttagTATTTGGGTGCGTGGCTCTTGGTTCCTTCTTTTCATACTATCATCAAGTGGAGTACCTTCCTAGTAAGTGGAAATTACACCCAGTGGCATGACAATTATTGAGTAAATTCAATAGTTGAGCTTATCCATTGTAAGTTTAAGTTCAATGAATTTATTTTAAGCTCAGGTTTTCATTTTTCCCAATTTGCTGATTGTAGTAACTTAACATCTTCTTAATAAACTAACCAaattgtatctatttgatctagAGACGCTTCTAAATCCTAATTCACAATAGGTCATTTTTGACAAATATATGTTCTGAGCTCCCATTACTAATGTTTTTTTTTCCTATGTGAAACCTCTTATGTGATATCAAATTGATTTGACATGTTGTTTGTATGTACATTGTATTTGCTGAACaaataactctttttttttttcgtgCGACTTGAAGTTTTCCTCATTCACTTAATTGAGTCTGAAAAATAACAAAATCTGTTACTGACAATCTTCTTTGGCCACCAAGTTTGTTTTGAGTCGCATTCAACCTCCTGTACCTTTTGTACAACAAGAATTTTCTACTGCTTCTTTGTACTCGAAGAACATTCTATTGCATCATATGATATTGATGGTTTTCTTTTGACAAATTTGATGTCTTCATCCATTTCAgatattctttcatgttgttttGGTTCGTTTATTTTGTCTGTTTAGTGTTTTTTCTCATGGCATGGTTTTTCTTCTGCAGAAATCTTGACATGGAAGCAGCCAATTTTCTATGGTTCTCTTTGAAAAAATCAATCATGGGAATTATGTTTGGACTAACTATTTCTGATAAATTTTTTACTGTCTATTCTGTGACGGGTAGTTCTATGCATCCTACATTTACAACGAGCAATGGTAGCTTTCCTGCATTCTTGAAAGGTATGTATCCATGAAAAAGACTAGGTGGAACCAAAGGATCAAATGTTGAAGAAATTACTATTTCACAAAATTGTTCATGATTTATACCTTTTGATACTCACCCAGTAACTTGACCACAGGTGACATTGTGTTGGTTGAAAGGTTCTGGGATGATAAACTTTCGCATGGAGATGTAATTACCTTCAAGTAAGTTATGAGACGTAGAACACCATTTAGCTTTCACTGCAGTTTTCCTTTTGACTGGAATACCACAGGTAAATGTAGGGCTAGTTAATAAGTTGGGCATTCATACATTAATAATTTGTTTTTTCTTTCCtctgaaattaaactataaactaGTGCCAAATGAATTGTCCTCGAGAATATGATTTCTTAGTTCAAGGTTGCTAATTTAACCGTAACCTGTTCTTTCCTTCAATTTCAAAAACAACTGAGACTCTTGTTCGTAGGCCAACAAAAGGAAAACTAATTTACCTTCATTATGTATAGGGACATTCATTGATCTATCACATCTTCTGATGTACATTATCTTGAGTCATAGGCGGATTTCTTTTTCCCCATTATCTAAGTTTCTTGGTGGTTTCTTTTGCAAGAAATATAAAGGCTTATATCATCTACTAAGACTATAGCCTTCCCAATATATCAACGAACCTTAGCTATTATTCAAAGGGGCAAATACTTTGAAAACCTAAATTATGAAATACCAAACTTATCATGTTGAAAGGGTTAATGAGATGAACTATAACCTACTCCGATACTAGCATTAGTGAAATAAATTATTGACCATCATGGCGATCTCATGTTGATCCATTCTCTTATTCTCACCCTTTGTTTTTTTTCAGGTCTCCAACTGATCACAAGAAGGAATTTGTTAAAAGATTAATTGCATTGCCAGGTGATTGGATGCAATGTCCAAACTCTCATGATATAGTGAAGATACCAGAGGGTCATTGTTGGGTTGAGGGCGATAATAGAAGTTCTAGTTTGGACTCGAGACATTTTGGCCCTGTGAGATATCTTTTCACGATattctttcttattatttttccctGCTAGTTAAGCTGAGATTCATGTAGCTAAATAATAGATTTAAACATCTAAACTTGAGATTAATGCATGTACCTTGGGTTCTTCCTGCAGCACATATGTTGATTATGCTAGTGTATGCAGTATAGGGCAATACCAAAATTTAGTAATCCAGTTGGACCTGAATTTAACATGTTGAGTCAGAACACCACACATACCAAAAGAAACGTTTTCTCTCTATATTTTATGTAACTTTTTGATTGTTTATGCTATAAATCTTCTATTACATGGTAATTATCAAATCATCCAATGTCTGTCTAAACCTGGATGAAAAGGATTGAGGAGGTTGCCTTAGACCATACACAACTAGCATTAAATTTGTCTACTTCCAACTTCATTACTCAAAAGGAGAGTACTGCAGTGATATTTGAAggataatttcattttcttcttttgaTTAGCAAAccattaagaaaataaataaacgcCAATTGCTTTGGGAGAATAAGATCCTTGTGTTGGATATTGCCATGAAAACTCATGGATTGCTGCAGATATCAAGGGATTTAACtaataactcaaaaaaaaaaaaattgatagtgTTACTGAGCTAGTTAAATGTGAAGATCAATGACTTGACATTTTCTACTTGTGCAGATTCCTTTAGGTTTGGTTCGAGGGAGAGTGACCCACATAATTTGGCCGCTGAAAAGAATGAGTAAAGTGGAGAGAAAGGTTGTGATGAACAGAGTCTATAGAACTTGATTTATTTTATCATTGAGTTAGTTTTCCTACAAGTTGTACTTTGGACCTCCAATTTTCAAGTTACATCAAGAtgcactttttttttttgtctgattcagaattttgaaaacaatttaaaAATCCTAGTTAATTACTTGTCCAAAGAAAACAAAAATTATGACGATGCCGATagtttattgttttttttatttggttAACTTAAGTATTCAGATCTGTCGATCCAATTAATTATGTGAACGGTTCGACTATTAGCCATCTGGAAAATTCGGCAAGTGCAGGGTATTAACCATGCCCAGGGAGATGCCAGCCAAAATTCTGTTATCGGGAGTTTGGTGTGCAAGAATTGCTGGGCTTTATAAACACGTTGTATTTTCTAGCGAGGCACGTGGAGGACGCATTCGCTGCTGTACTAAATACTTTCTATCCGTCCAGGACTTCGACGGGTGAGGCGACGGTCCAGATGGTAACTATTCGGGTGTTCTTTGGGGTCTACAGGAGTGGGTAAGATATTATTTATCGTCATCAGTGACCGACCCTGACGACCTCTCTCGACGGCACTTTGTCGCAATAGCAGCTCCTTTTCTTCCCCGCTTCGACAGGGAAagaggagggagagggagaggctgGACGGTCGCGGAGTGCGAAGATCTATTCTGGTGTGCCCAATTGAAGAAACAATCGCGATGGTGCTGTTCGAGTAAGCAAATCGAACGGCGGAATAGAAGGGAGGCTTTGTCTTTGTCCCTCTAGGCGTTGGAATCTTGGAACATTGAGCGGTGGACAGAAGAGAAAAGCGTGGTCTTCTGGTTCCTTTTCTTGGCTTCACTGCTTTTATTGGCCGGGGCGGCGGTGATGTGGTGGGGATTGGTCAAGCGAGGAGAGAGGGGACAAGGGTTCGTTCATGGATTCTATGGCGCTGGATGGCATCATCCAGAAGCTGCTGGGAGTGAAGGGGAGCAAGCCAGGGAAGCAGGTGCAACTTCTCGAGGCAGAGATCCGGCAGCTTTACCTAGTGTCCAAGGACATATTTCTGCAGCAGCCCAATCTcttggagcttgaggcgcctatTAAGATTTGTGGTAAGTTCtagtgttttcttcttcttcttttcgttATCTTGGCGGGAGTTCAGTAATTTGTTTTGATCTCGTGAATATCGAGGGGGGTGGAAAAGCTACtgaaatctgattaatatcttaGATTGAGCACTAAAGACTGCCGTTTTGACGCAGCGTTATGGCATGTGTTCTAATTCTAGTTAGTTGAATAGAATAGATATTGCACATTATTTAGGTCAGGTTTTTCCTTGAATGCCCCCtgcttaaattatttaattaataccttggtttccttctcaagtcaaggtACGACGGAGATGCCAGCAAATTGGTGTTTCTGGTTACTCGACATGCCAGAAGAATCCTGAAATTGCATAATGAAAAAATTATCAACCAGaatacattaaaattttgaacattCTTTTGATGATTGAGGTGAGGTTTTGCATTGTTGTCATATATGTGAACTTTTCAAAAACAACTGCTGGAGGTGTATGATGGAATAGCTGTGTGATAAATCTACAATTGTTGGCAAATATGCAATGCATATGCATAATGTATTAATAAATacttatttttacaaaaatataatttgaataCCGATGTAATTGACAACAAAGTTGAAGGTAACATTTACCAATAGGCAAAAaatgtattgcttttgcaaaatgCTTCAAATGTTTAAGATTGATAATCTTCTTGAAGAATGCCTAACATTAAATTCCTCAAAAACCATTACATTTCCCCATGTCTCTTGCTCATACCAAGTTATGATCCATTGATTTTTTGTTATGAGATACAGAATTTGGACATCTTCAATGGAAATTGCTAATTCCGTGTTGAAGCCTTTGCAATTAGTTACATTTCCTAGCCATATTAAAGCATGATCTCTTTGTTATCCTAACCAACCAATGGTTTTTGCTTCCTCATACTGTCATTTTGCAACTTAGGCATCTATTTCCTTCCCATTTATTGATTCTTTATCAACATATACTGCATTTTTCATGGTAAACTTTAACATTTTCTAAAGATATTAAGTTGGGATGAACTAATAAACCAGTTTAGGTGGATGAAACTAAAGATTAAAGCATATATAATTCCATATGCGTATTTCGGAGCTATACAATGCAGTGAAGCACTGCATATGTGTATGTATGTATGTGAGGTTGACAACAATGTATATACCATTCTGTATGGTCATATCTAGTAAGTATATTATATTTGTTGAGGATCTGCTTGTAAAAATAGGAATGCTTGAAGTATATGATAAAATGTCTAAGCCAAGATGGTGTAAGACCCATTTAAGCCTATGGACAAGTATAACTAGTCTTCACTTGAATTGCATTTAACTTGAGTTATTTCTTTTAGCTGGATATCACAAAACGAAAGACCTTGCATGTTAGGTTATTCCTATGTGTTTCAACTATTTTGTTTTGGTACTGGTTTCCCTTgacttgaaggggagccttggtggaatggtaaagttgttgcttggtgaccaaaaggtcacgggttcgaatcctggaaacagtcttttgcaaaaagcagggtaaggctgtaTATAATGGATCCTTCCTTGGGACCCCGTATCATTGTAGTTATGGAAAAATAGAGATAATAGTCCAGTCTATTCACATTTTCTTTTATAGGCATGTTCTACCATGTGAACAATTATTGGGTTTTAGTTCATGTTTGAtaactatttttagtaatttatgAAATTTGAGACTACTGTCTTTGATTTCATAAACAGTCAAATTTATGGATTTGAATAACAAGTTGTTGGAAACTGGGTTTAAAATGAGAGTTAGTTGTTTCACTGGATATAGATTATCTTGATTTGATTATTTTCCAAACATGACATGTCCTTTTGTCATCTAAACAGGTGATATATGGTCAGTATTGAGACGTATTAAGACTCTTTGAATATGGTGGACTGCCACCTCAAGCCAATTACTTATTCTTAGGGGATTATGT includes these proteins:
- the LOC122036844 gene encoding mitochondrial inner membrane protease subunit 2-like isoform X1, which produces MLFWFVYFVCLVFFLMAWFFFCRNLDMEAANFLWFSLKKSIMGIMFGLTISDKFFTVYSVTGSSMHPTFTTSNGSFPAFLKGDIVLVERFWDDKLSHGDVITFKSPTDHKKEFVKRLIALPGDWMQCPNSHDIVKIPEGHCWVEGDNRSSSLDSRHFGPIPLGLVRGRVTHIIWPLKRMSKVERKVVMNRVYRT
- the LOC122036863 gene encoding cyclin-dependent kinases regulatory subunit 1, with protein sequence MGQIQYSEKYFDDIYEYRHVVLPSEVSKAMPKNRLLSENEWRAIGVQQSRGWVHYAIHRPEPHIMLFRRPLNYQQQQENQAAANAHAAQVLPK
- the LOC122036844 gene encoding mitochondrial inner membrane protease subunit 2-like isoform X2 → MEAANFLWFSLKKSIMGIMFGLTISDKFFTVYSVTGSSMHPTFTTSNGSFPAFLKGDIVLVERFWDDKLSHGDVITFKSPTDHKKEFVKRLIALPGDWMQCPNSHDIVKIPEGHCWVEGDNRSSSLDSRHFGPIPLGLVRGRVTHIIWPLKRMSKVERKVVMNRVYRT